One window of the Actinomyces wuliandei genome contains the following:
- the casB gene encoding type I-E CRISPR-associated protein Cse2/CasB, translated as MTTADAPASGGDTGAQPPQGWCRRRRLYDVGKVVDRRVTGLQERYLADSPQARGELAGLRRAVARQPGEVPEVWELTQVASVPDTASDAPTWEEVAVHTAVTLYALHQQSQARPVHVPGVGLGAAARRLVELFGEESSTRKRFNALVTSATVDELRHHLGTLVSLLRSHDIVLDYAMLADDVHQFQRPDGPRAVRLRWARQYYAIDSRSSSEPDPESRSHAGPVASPGDPDATPTTTTPES; from the coding sequence ATGACCACAGCGGACGCCCCCGCCAGCGGAGGGGATACCGGGGCGCAGCCGCCCCAGGGCTGGTGCCGACGCCGTCGGCTCTACGACGTCGGAAAGGTCGTGGACCGCAGGGTCACCGGTCTTCAGGAGCGCTACCTAGCGGACTCCCCTCAGGCTCGTGGCGAGCTGGCCGGGCTGCGCCGGGCCGTGGCCCGCCAGCCTGGTGAGGTCCCTGAGGTGTGGGAGCTGACGCAGGTCGCCTCCGTCCCGGACACTGCCAGCGACGCCCCCACCTGGGAGGAGGTCGCCGTCCACACCGCCGTGACCCTCTATGCCCTCCACCAGCAGTCCCAGGCCAGGCCGGTGCACGTCCCGGGCGTGGGCCTGGGAGCGGCGGCGCGCAGGCTCGTGGAATTGTTCGGTGAGGAGTCCTCTACGCGTAAGCGCTTCAACGCCCTGGTCACCTCCGCCACCGTGGACGAGCTCCGCCACCACCTGGGCACGCTCGTCTCCCTGCTGCGCTCCCACGACATCGTCCTGGACTACGCCATGCTCGCTGACGACGTCCACCAGTTCCAGCGGCCTGACGGCCCCAGGGCCGTCCGCCTGCGCTGGGCCCGCCAGTACTACGCCATTGACTCACGCTCCTCCTCGGAGCCGGACCCGGAATCCCGTAGCCACGCCGGCCCTGTGGCCTCGCCCGGAGACCCGGACGCCACCCCCACAACCACTACTCCAGAAAGCTGA
- the casA gene encoding type I-E CRISPR-associated protein Cse1/CasA, which produces MTDNFNLLDEPWIRVTRLDGTPEEVSLLTAFQEATSIGGIHGEIASQDVAILRLLLAICHRTMGGPPDLETWEAYWEDPALLGRDATAYLERYRDRFDLRHPEHPFFQVAGIEGAVSYPGKIIVDVPKDRDRALFTNRAAEGLYAISWREAARWLIHAHAFDPAGRRSGAHGDPRIGDNGTTPPIGPGWTGQIGVVVVEGANLLHTLLLNTVVPSVVGDLGQVDVAADLPPWERQPDGAVGSQDRTPTGPVDCYTWQTRRLLLHGDGSGVTGLFLGNGDKVTPQNRYGVEPMTAWRYSEPQTKKFKATVFMPRKLPTDRAFWRGLSTLVAQLSPQDKVQRGGKISRYRPPGVLTFYQELIAEEVVPTQGLVPLHAIGIKYGTNDAVVSQLVDDVLRLPVRLLESGNERLVAVVGDAMEEAEQIAGALRNLGGNLARAQGAKRTRDNKDPVDAAQEKAGAAFYLAIDEEFPRWLASLETTEPQAGREQWRRLLLHQARAQGEEMAEAAPATAIAGRDEGGSHIDVGLAFMWFFQALRRVIPPDAVTAATQPADGA; this is translated from the coding sequence ATGACAGACAACTTTAACCTTCTCGACGAGCCATGGATCCGCGTGACCCGGCTGGACGGCACCCCGGAGGAGGTCTCCCTGCTGACCGCCTTCCAGGAGGCCACCAGCATCGGCGGCATCCACGGGGAGATCGCCAGCCAGGACGTGGCGATCCTGCGCCTTCTCCTGGCCATCTGCCACCGCACCATGGGCGGGCCGCCAGACCTGGAAACCTGGGAGGCCTACTGGGAGGATCCGGCGCTCCTGGGCCGCGACGCCACCGCCTACCTGGAGCGCTACCGGGACCGCTTCGACCTGCGCCACCCGGAGCACCCGTTCTTCCAGGTGGCGGGGATTGAAGGAGCCGTGTCCTACCCGGGGAAGATAATTGTTGACGTACCTAAAGACCGCGACCGCGCGTTGTTCACCAACCGTGCCGCCGAAGGTCTCTATGCAATTAGTTGGCGGGAGGCGGCACGTTGGTTGATTCATGCGCATGCGTTCGACCCTGCGGGTCGCCGGAGCGGTGCCCACGGCGACCCGCGTATAGGGGATAATGGGACAACTCCTCCCATTGGTCCTGGCTGGACGGGGCAGATCGGCGTCGTCGTGGTCGAGGGAGCCAACCTGTTGCACACGCTGCTGCTCAACACCGTGGTCCCCAGCGTCGTGGGAGACCTGGGGCAGGTCGACGTCGCCGCCGACCTGCCGCCGTGGGAACGCCAGCCCGACGGAGCGGTGGGATCCCAGGACCGCACGCCGACTGGCCCGGTGGACTGCTACACCTGGCAGACCCGCAGGCTCCTCCTGCACGGGGACGGCTCCGGGGTGACCGGCCTGTTCCTGGGCAACGGCGACAAGGTCACGCCCCAGAACCGCTACGGTGTAGAGCCCATGACCGCCTGGCGCTACTCTGAGCCTCAGACCAAGAAGTTCAAGGCCACGGTCTTCATGCCGCGCAAGCTGCCCACTGACCGCGCCTTCTGGCGAGGGTTGTCCACTCTGGTCGCCCAGCTGAGCCCCCAAGACAAGGTCCAGCGCGGGGGAAAGATCTCCCGGTACCGACCACCGGGTGTCCTAACTTTCTATCAGGAGTTGATAGCCGAGGAAGTCGTCCCAACCCAAGGGCTTGTACCACTCCACGCCATAGGCATTAAATATGGAACTAATGATGCTGTTGTCTCCCAACTTGTCGATGACGTGCTCCGCCTACCTGTCAGGCTGCTGGAGTCGGGTAACGAGCGCTTAGTGGCGGTGGTCGGCGATGCCATGGAGGAGGCCGAACAGATTGCTGGCGCACTGCGAAACCTGGGAGGCAACCTGGCTAGGGCGCAGGGCGCCAAACGGACAAGAGATAACAAGGACCCGGTAGACGCGGCCCAAGAGAAGGCGGGGGCCGCCTTCTATCTCGCCATTGACGAGGAGTTCCCCCGGTGGCTGGCCTCGCTGGAGACCACCGAGCCCCAGGCGGGCAGGGAGCAGTGGCGCCGCCTTCTTCTGCACCAGGCCCGGGCCCAGGGGGAGGAGATGGCTGAGGCGGCCCCGGCCACGGCCATTGCCGGGCGGGACGAGGGCGGCAGCCACATTGACGTGGGCCTGGCCTTCATGTGGTTCTTCCAGGCCCTGCGCCGGGTCATCCCCCCTGACGCTGTGACCGCTGCCACGCAGCCCGCCGACGGGGCCTGA
- the cas7e gene encoding type I-E CRISPR-associated protein Cas7/Cse4/CasC yields MSTYVDIHVIQNLPPSCVNRDDTGSPKSAVYGGVRRLRVSSQSWKRATRLYFRDHLKIEGLGMRTRRLHQVLSDKIAAIDPSLAEESTRLAVETVNLAGNKDGKIVATNRKGEVSESNTPLFFISPSQIEEVARLAVGKKRGDKVKKGDVEEALDALAAIDIALFGRMVAAAPRLRMDAACQVAHAISTHAAETEYDFFTAVDDAKHDSDEEGDAGAGMMSTVEFSSATVYRYATVNIDMLKENLGEIEATLRALTAFIEGFVRSMPSGKQNTFANRTLPEAVVVTVRDDQPVSLVGAFEKQVRQTEDSGYLQRSVEALARHATTIEANYGAKPLHSYVVSLSDSEAVASLGERVAFTELGQRVRDSVAPRVPGQEQA; encoded by the coding sequence ATGAGTACCTACGTCGACATCCACGTCATCCAGAACCTCCCTCCCTCCTGCGTCAACCGGGATGACACCGGCTCGCCCAAGTCCGCTGTCTACGGCGGCGTGCGGCGCCTGCGTGTGTCCAGCCAGTCCTGGAAGCGGGCTACCCGCCTCTATTTCAGGGACCACCTGAAAATTGAAGGTCTCGGAATGCGAACCCGTCGCCTTCATCAGGTCTTGTCTGATAAAATTGCTGCTATTGATCCTAGTCTTGCGGAGGAGTCGACAAGGCTTGCTGTAGAGACGGTAAACTTGGCTGGAAACAAAGATGGAAAGATTGTGGCAACAAACAGAAAGGGAGAGGTGTCTGAAAGTAATACGCCCCTGTTCTTTATCTCTCCTTCCCAGATTGAGGAGGTCGCCAGGCTGGCGGTGGGTAAGAAGAGGGGGGACAAGGTGAAGAAGGGGGACGTAGAGGAGGCTCTGGATGCCCTCGCTGCTATTGATATAGCGTTGTTCGGAAGAATGGTGGCGGCAGCCCCCAGGCTTAGGATGGACGCCGCATGCCAGGTTGCCCACGCCATCTCCACCCACGCGGCCGAGACGGAGTACGACTTCTTCACCGCCGTCGACGACGCCAAGCACGACTCCGACGAGGAGGGGGACGCCGGTGCGGGCATGATGAGTACTGTCGAGTTCTCCTCAGCCACCGTCTACCGCTACGCCACCGTCAACATCGACATGCTCAAGGAGAACCTGGGGGAGATCGAGGCCACCCTGCGGGCGCTGACCGCCTTCATCGAGGGGTTTGTGCGCTCCATGCCCTCCGGTAAGCAGAACACTTTCGCCAACCGCACCCTGCCAGAAGCCGTGGTCGTGACTGTGCGCGACGACCAGCCGGTCTCCCTGGTGGGCGCCTTTGAGAAGCAGGTCCGCCAGACCGAGGACTCCGGCTACCTTCAGCGCTCGGTGGAGGCCCTGGCCCGTCACGCCACCACCATTGAGGCCAACTACGGGGCTAAGCCCCTGCACAGCTACGTGGTGAGCCTGAGCGACTCTGAGGCGGTCGCCTCCCTGGGTGAGCGGGTGGCCTTCACCGAGCTGGGGCAGCGGGTGCGCGACAGCGTCGCGCCTCGAGTGCCCGGGCAGGAGCAGGCCTGA